The Corallococcus caeni genome includes a region encoding these proteins:
- a CDS encoding zinc-dependent alcohol dehydrogenase family protein produces the protein MQAYELQHTTGASTWTLVETPQPQPGPGQALVRIHAVSLNYRDLIIARGTYPGLKLPLIPCSDGAGQVVAVGHGVTRVKVGDRVAPTFFQVWTDGERTPEKVAHALGGSVPGVLSEYVCLDAEGLALLPDWLSYEEGATLPCAAVTAWNALVPQGGLQAGQTVLAQGTGGVSIFALQFARLRGARVIITSSQDAKLQRAKQLGADGLVNYRQTPDWEQGVLTLTGGQGVDHVLEVGGAGTLPRSVAATKEGGHIALIGLLTGAPGKPDTTATRSKHLRVVSTYVGSREMFEDMLEAMSREKTRPVIDRVFPFARAREALQYMESGGHFGKIVITV, from the coding sequence ATGCAGGCGTACGAGCTCCAGCACACCACCGGCGCCTCCACCTGGACCCTCGTGGAGACGCCCCAGCCCCAGCCGGGCCCCGGCCAGGCGCTCGTCCGCATCCACGCCGTCTCCCTCAACTACCGCGACCTCATCATCGCCCGCGGCACCTACCCGGGGCTGAAGCTGCCCCTCATCCCCTGCTCCGACGGCGCCGGCCAGGTCGTCGCCGTGGGACACGGCGTCACCCGCGTGAAGGTCGGCGACCGCGTCGCCCCCACCTTCTTCCAGGTCTGGACCGACGGCGAGCGCACCCCGGAGAAGGTCGCCCATGCGCTCGGCGGCAGCGTCCCCGGCGTCCTCTCCGAGTACGTCTGCCTGGACGCCGAAGGGCTCGCCCTCCTCCCGGACTGGCTCTCCTACGAGGAGGGCGCCACCCTCCCCTGCGCCGCCGTCACCGCCTGGAACGCGCTCGTCCCCCAGGGCGGCCTCCAGGCCGGGCAGACCGTGCTCGCGCAGGGCACCGGCGGCGTGTCCATCTTCGCGCTCCAGTTCGCCCGCCTGCGCGGGGCTCGCGTCATCATCACCTCCAGCCAGGACGCCAAGCTCCAGCGCGCGAAGCAGCTGGGCGCCGACGGGCTCGTCAACTACCGCCAGACGCCGGACTGGGAGCAGGGGGTCCTCACGCTCACCGGCGGCCAGGGCGTGGACCACGTGCTGGAGGTGGGCGGCGCGGGCACGTTGCCCCGCTCCGTCGCGGCCACGAAGGAGGGCGGCCACATCGCGCTCATCGGCCTGCTCACCGGCGCCCCCGGCAAGCCGGACACGACCGCCACCCGTAGCAAGCACCTGCGCGTCGTCAGCACCTACGTGGGCAGCCGCGAGATGTTCGAGGACATGCTCGAGGCCATGTCGCGGGAGAAGACCCGGCCCGTCATCGACCGCGTCTTCCCCTTCGCCCGGGCTCGCGAGGCCCTCCAGTACATGGAGTCCGGCGGCCACTTCGGGAAGATCGTCATCACCGTGTGA
- a CDS encoding phage major capsid family protein, with protein MSTTPKPPAPAAVPPVVEAALAPLITKHVEAALAARPAIISPAAPGRAPALLKYKGMFDTEHPALAALDVRLKAAFLEYEDRTGREKAKALNQPLREWLEKVKSAGVFESVFAQGGNLWARESRSEEIIDVLRPASILLRAGPRIESGYGSKLTIGVINDGVQVQWEGEDEEASESDLDTGDLILGAFKAMGTIRIGNGLMRKGNLRSAEQLAADVGRAMGLAFDAEGAVPLGHSRAQGGIMDAYTVSP; from the coding sequence ATGTCCACGACCCCGAAGCCCCCCGCGCCCGCCGCCGTCCCCCCGGTGGTGGAGGCCGCGCTCGCGCCCCTCATCACCAAGCACGTTGAGGCCGCGCTCGCCGCGCGCCCCGCCATCATCAGCCCCGCGGCGCCCGGCCGCGCCCCCGCCCTGCTGAAGTACAAGGGCATGTTCGACACGGAGCACCCGGCGCTCGCCGCGCTGGACGTGCGCCTGAAGGCGGCCTTCCTGGAGTACGAGGACCGCACCGGCCGCGAGAAGGCGAAGGCCCTCAACCAGCCGCTGCGCGAGTGGCTGGAGAAGGTGAAGTCCGCCGGCGTCTTCGAGTCCGTCTTCGCCCAGGGCGGCAACCTCTGGGCGCGCGAGTCGCGCAGCGAGGAAATCATCGACGTGCTGCGCCCCGCCTCCATCCTCCTGCGCGCGGGCCCGCGCATCGAGTCGGGCTACGGCTCCAAGCTCACCATCGGCGTCATCAACGACGGTGTGCAGGTGCAGTGGGAGGGCGAGGACGAGGAGGCCAGCGAGTCCGACCTGGACACCGGGGACCTCATCCTCGGCGCCTTCAAGGCCATGGGCACCATCCGCATCGGCAACGGCCTCATGCGCAAGGGCAACCTGCGCTCCGCCGAGCAGCTCGCCGCCGACGTCGGCCGCGCCATGGGCCTGGCCTTCGACGCGGAAGGAGCTGTTCCGTTGGGTCACTCACGAGCCCAAGGCGGCATCATGGATGCCTACACCGTGTCGCCATAG
- a CDS encoding phage portal protein, with protein MASFLRRAFKALGLLPDPQGSLVHALPLVSFSPRRGSREVLRAYKENGGLRTVVDTVAEAVATPRWRVYKRARPGVLGVLEHRLKSANPRLRTKALKEATASGELVELPDHELLRLLEAPHPRYPGRAFRKLSQVHVDLVGEAFLWLRRDDTGRVVGWEVVPPHRVMMTPTPESPVFFLSHNTFIGAVPEADVLWFKHLDPEAPEDRGAGAGMALGDELDTVEAISRATKATFERGGIPAAIVGVDSKASGADMEEVVEDLEKKYKEAFAGPGSAGKVWFAPAGVSLAQVQVNFRELQTEELKKGLPDFIRQTYNVPPELVGDLTSSNRSTAESAEYTLADFAVLPRLEFWRSWLQHCLVPLVDRDAILDYEDPRPQEFERVFRLMTTQPTEAFTYNEVRELAGYEPDPLLEGKRPPPLPGAGGGNNPQSASANATPNPPRDRSGEEGRL; from the coding sequence ATGGCCTCCTTCCTCCGTCGCGCCTTCAAGGCCCTGGGGCTGCTGCCCGACCCCCAGGGCTCTCTCGTCCACGCCCTGCCTCTCGTCAGCTTCAGCCCACGCCGAGGCAGCCGTGAGGTGCTGCGCGCGTACAAGGAGAACGGGGGGCTACGCACCGTCGTAGACACCGTGGCGGAGGCGGTGGCCACGCCCCGGTGGCGCGTCTACAAGCGCGCCCGCCCCGGAGTCCTGGGCGTGCTCGAGCACCGGCTGAAGTCCGCCAACCCCCGGCTGCGCACCAAGGCGCTGAAGGAGGCCACCGCCTCCGGTGAGTTGGTGGAGCTACCGGACCACGAACTGCTGCGTCTGCTGGAGGCGCCGCACCCGCGCTACCCCGGCCGCGCCTTCCGGAAGCTCAGCCAAGTGCACGTGGACCTGGTGGGCGAGGCCTTCCTCTGGCTGCGCCGGGACGACACCGGGCGCGTCGTGGGCTGGGAGGTGGTGCCCCCGCATCGCGTGATGATGACGCCCACGCCAGAGAGCCCCGTCTTCTTCCTCAGCCACAACACCTTCATCGGCGCGGTGCCCGAGGCGGACGTCCTCTGGTTCAAGCACCTGGACCCGGAGGCGCCCGAGGACCGCGGCGCCGGCGCCGGCATGGCGCTGGGCGATGAGCTGGACACGGTGGAGGCCATCTCCCGCGCGACGAAGGCCACCTTCGAGCGCGGCGGCATCCCCGCCGCCATCGTCGGGGTGGACTCGAAGGCCTCCGGCGCGGACATGGAGGAAGTCGTCGAGGACCTGGAGAAGAAGTACAAGGAGGCCTTCGCCGGGCCGGGCAGCGCGGGCAAGGTGTGGTTCGCCCCCGCCGGCGTCTCTCTCGCCCAGGTGCAGGTGAACTTCCGGGAGCTCCAAACGGAGGAGCTGAAAAAGGGCCTGCCGGACTTCATCCGCCAGACGTACAACGTGCCGCCGGAGCTGGTGGGCGACCTCACCTCCAGCAACCGCTCCACCGCGGAGAGCGCCGAGTACACCCTCGCGGACTTCGCCGTCCTGCCCCGGCTGGAGTTCTGGCGCTCCTGGCTCCAGCACTGCCTGGTGCCTCTCGTCGATAGGGACGCCATCCTCGACTACGAGGACCCGCGCCCCCAGGAGTTCGAGCGCGTCTTCCGCCTCATGACGACGCAGCCCACCGAGGCTTTCACGTACAACGAGGTGCGCGAGCTGGCGGGCTACGAGCCGGATCCGCTCCTCGAGGGCAAGCGCCCCCCGCCCTTGCCCGGCGCCGGCGGAGGCAACAACCCGCAGTCGGCGTCCGCGAACGCCACACCCAACCCGCCGCGCGACCGCAGCGGCGAAGAGGGGCGGCTGTAG
- a CDS encoding terminase large subunit domain-containing protein, whose product MGTDAGVAKAGESLLDGIPVITADSHGHHNLIQQLALAAHAADGTTTGHCNALAFTPQELVLLYHEHRYWLRPVQRPPAHFRTWFFMGGRGTGKTYAGAAAVIDEARADPEARILIVGPTYSEIVKNQMEGTSGILTISAPWFFPKVEKSRRKLVWPNGAQATWLPAKNADKFRGHQYTFIWADEPVAWKGDAVAVYKECRVVNRLTTTWMRAQGLPPRMVITTTPAPTVLFREMLGDREGLVLARSSTLENLANLAPDYEAYVRRVMETPEGRREFMGELRFDLDPALYRGVNWNASRIDPKKAPKEYDAIIVSVDPATGEKKGADMHGIVVLGVRLEADGLDHVYVLQDASLRTPEPEVWAREAIKALEAWEPFAKKRSNGKPNA is encoded by the coding sequence ATGGGGACTGACGCGGGCGTGGCGAAGGCTGGGGAGTCGCTGCTGGACGGCATCCCCGTCATCACGGCGGACAGCCACGGCCACCACAACCTCATCCAGCAGCTTGCGCTCGCGGCCCACGCGGCGGACGGCACCACCACCGGCCACTGCAACGCGCTGGCCTTCACGCCCCAGGAGCTGGTGCTCCTCTACCACGAGCACCGGTACTGGCTGCGCCCCGTCCAGCGCCCGCCCGCGCACTTCCGCACCTGGTTCTTCATGGGCGGGCGCGGCACCGGGAAGACGTACGCGGGCGCCGCCGCTGTCATCGACGAGGCCCGCGCGGACCCCGAAGCGCGCATCCTCATCGTCGGCCCCACCTACTCCGAGATCGTGAAGAACCAGATGGAGGGGACGAGCGGCATCCTCACCATCTCCGCGCCCTGGTTCTTCCCAAAGGTGGAGAAGTCGCGCCGCAAGCTGGTGTGGCCCAACGGGGCGCAGGCCACGTGGCTGCCGGCGAAGAACGCGGACAAGTTCCGCGGGCACCAGTACACGTTCATTTGGGCGGACGAGCCGGTGGCGTGGAAGGGCGACGCGGTCGCCGTCTACAAGGAGTGCCGCGTCGTCAACCGCCTCACCACCACTTGGATGCGCGCGCAGGGCCTGCCGCCGCGCATGGTCATCACCACCACGCCTGCGCCCACGGTGCTCTTCCGCGAGATGCTCGGCGACCGCGAGGGCTTGGTGCTCGCGCGCAGTTCCACGCTGGAGAACCTCGCCAACCTGGCCCCGGACTACGAGGCCTACGTGCGCCGGGTGATGGAGACGCCCGAGGGCCGGCGCGAGTTCATGGGCGAGCTGCGCTTCGACTTGGACCCGGCGCTCTACCGGGGCGTCAACTGGAACGCCTCGCGCATCGATCCGAAGAAGGCGCCGAAGGAGTACGACGCCATCATCGTCTCGGTGGATCCGGCGACCGGGGAGAAGAAGGGCGCGGACATGCACGGCATCGTCGTGCTGGGCGTGCGCCTGGAGGCGGACGGACTGGACCACGTCTACGTGCTGCAGGACGCGTCGCTGCGCACGCCGGAGCCCGAGGTCTGGGCGCGCGAGGCCATCAAGGCGCTGGAGGCCTGGGAGCCCTTCGCGAAGAAGCGCAGCAACGGGAAGCCGAACGCGTGA